A window of Bacteroidales bacterium contains these coding sequences:
- a CDS encoding aminotransferase class I/II-fold pyridoxal phosphate-dependent enzyme: MDIFNKFSNMGPLGKFNRESFGYFMFPRLEGEIASHMQFMGKRRLVWSLNNYLGLANHPEVREADARAAAQWGLAYPMGARMMSGHSIYHEQLERELAAFEKKEDAYLLNYGYQGMVSIIESLVNRHDVIVYDSEAHACIIDGCRLHFGKRFVYPHNNMQNFEKELDRAHKLASQTGGGILVITEGVYGMSGDLGKLRDIVALKKKYPFRLLVDDAHGFGTMGPTGAGTPEHLGVMDEVDLYFGTFAKSMAGIGGFIAGDKVAIEFLRYNLRSQVFAKSLPMPMVFGALKRLDLIRKHPELRENLWKIVNALQSGLKAKGFNTGGTESPVTPVILQGDIPEATQITYDLRENYNIFCSIVTYPVVPKGVILLRLIPTAVHTLEDVEYTIEAFSKVKQKLDAGEYPKDKMIDAATFMKAPVA; encoded by the coding sequence ATGGATATTTTCAACAAGTTTTCCAACATGGGTCCTTTGGGCAAATTCAACCGCGAGAGTTTTGGCTATTTTATGTTTCCGAGACTTGAAGGTGAAATTGCCTCTCACATGCAGTTTATGGGTAAAAGACGGCTTGTATGGTCGTTGAATAATTACCTGGGGCTGGCCAATCATCCGGAAGTACGCGAAGCCGACGCCAGGGCTGCTGCACAATGGGGACTGGCCTACCCGATGGGCGCCCGCATGATGTCGGGGCATTCAATCTATCACGAACAGCTGGAGCGCGAGTTGGCCGCCTTCGAAAAAAAAGAAGATGCTTATCTGCTCAACTACGGTTACCAGGGGATGGTTTCGATTATCGAGAGCCTTGTGAACAGGCACGATGTGATAGTTTACGACTCTGAAGCACACGCCTGTATCATTGACGGCTGCCGGTTGCATTTCGGGAAACGGTTTGTTTACCCGCACAACAACATGCAGAATTTTGAAAAAGAACTCGATAGGGCGCATAAGCTGGCAAGCCAGACAGGTGGTGGAATCCTTGTAATCACCGAAGGCGTTTACGGCATGTCGGGCGATTTGGGAAAACTGCGCGACATTGTCGCCTTGAAAAAGAAATACCCGTTCCGTCTGCTGGTTGATGATGCCCATGGCTTTGGCACAATGGGACCTACCGGCGCCGGAACACCGGAACATCTTGGCGTGATGGATGAAGTGGACCTGTACTTTGGAACATTTGCCAAATCGATGGCCGGTATCGGTGGTTTTATTGCCGGTGATAAAGTCGCCATCGAGTTTTTAAGATATAACCTCCGTTCCCAGGTATTTGCCAAATCACTCCCAATGCCAATGGTTTTTGGCGCCCTCAAGCGTCTTGACCTGATCAGAAAGCATCCTGAGTTGCGCGAAAATCTCTGGAAAATTGTCAATGCCCTGCAATCAGGGCTCAAGGCAAAAGGATTCAACACAGGAGGAACTGAATCGCCAGTGACCCCGGTTATCCTGCAGGGAGACATTCCGGAGGCTACCCAAATCACTTACGACCTTCGTGAAAACTACAATATCTTCTGCTCCATCGTCACTTACCCGGTTGTTCCTAAAGGTGTGATTTTGCTGCGCCTTATCCCGACGGCAGTTCATACTTTGGAGGATGTGGAATACACGATCGAAGCCTTCTCGAAAGTAAAGCAAAAACTCGACGCCGGCGAATATCCAAAAGACAAGATGATAGATGCCGCAACGTTCATGAAAGCGCCTGTGGCTTAG